The following coding sequences are from one Arthrobacter sp. 24S4-2 window:
- a CDS encoding DHA2 family efflux MFS transporter permease subunit, with product MGQLDASIVTLAVPSIRTDMNAPLSQVEWVALIYLLVLVGSISAIGRLADMLGRKLLYVYGFALFTLASLACGLAPDITWLLVARAVQAVGAAMLQANSVALIRTSMPAGKLGKAIGLQGAAQAVGLAMGPSVGGLLISAGGWRWVFFVNIPAGIIGMLLGWFLLPRTRVKAPRTGMDWLGLVFLMPAVGTLLLALTEASRLGFASLIVLALLASSLILFVFFVLQERRTPYPLVDLSLFGAGTFSRGIASGLLSYLVLFGVLFVTPLYLESAHSLPSAQAGLLLTVLPVALAVAAPVAGQIADRRGVRLPTSAGMGLTAAALVMLGLSSGNLWVMGAALAVMGLGLGLFTPANNAAVAAAGHEHQAGMVSGVLNMTRGVGTSLGVALGAAAYSLAAGVSGGAAGPAPSTLGFRMAVALFAVLGVVAAVLSLLGRQVPATRRQGRGRAPDPGDSSGPAPEPQSPTPSPKHSRQDPFPL from the coding sequence ATGGGGCAACTGGACGCCAGCATCGTGACGCTGGCGGTTCCGAGCATCAGGACCGACATGAACGCTCCGCTTTCCCAGGTTGAGTGGGTGGCGCTGATCTATCTGCTGGTGCTGGTGGGGAGTATTTCCGCTATTGGCCGTCTGGCCGACATGTTGGGCCGAAAGCTGCTGTACGTCTACGGGTTCGCCCTGTTCACGCTCGCGTCGCTGGCGTGTGGGCTTGCCCCCGACATCACCTGGCTTCTCGTGGCCAGGGCGGTTCAGGCGGTGGGCGCGGCCATGCTCCAGGCCAACAGCGTGGCGTTGATCCGGACCAGCATGCCGGCTGGAAAGCTCGGCAAGGCTATCGGCCTGCAGGGTGCGGCGCAGGCCGTCGGGCTGGCCATGGGCCCCTCGGTCGGAGGGCTGCTCATCAGCGCGGGCGGGTGGCGCTGGGTGTTTTTCGTCAACATCCCCGCAGGGATCATCGGCATGCTGCTGGGCTGGTTCCTCCTCCCACGCACCCGTGTGAAGGCCCCCCGGACCGGGATGGACTGGCTCGGACTGGTGTTTTTGATGCCCGCCGTCGGGACCCTGCTTCTGGCGCTGACCGAGGCCTCCAGGCTCGGCTTTGCCAGCCTGATTGTCCTGGCCCTGCTGGCATCGTCGCTGATTCTTTTCGTCTTCTTTGTTCTACAGGAACGCCGGACGCCCTACCCGCTGGTGGACCTGTCCCTGTTCGGGGCCGGAACGTTCAGCCGAGGCATCGCCTCGGGACTGCTGAGCTATCTGGTGCTCTTCGGGGTCCTGTTCGTGACACCGCTGTATCTGGAATCGGCGCATTCCCTTCCGTCGGCACAGGCGGGCCTGCTACTGACGGTCCTTCCCGTCGCACTGGCTGTGGCGGCGCCCGTTGCGGGCCAGATAGCGGACAGGCGCGGCGTCCGTTTGCCGACGTCTGCCGGCATGGGCCTGACTGCGGCCGCACTGGTGATGCTGGGCCTTTCGTCAGGCAACCTGTGGGTCATGGGTGCCGCCCTTGCCGTCATGGGACTGGGTCTGGGCCTGTTCACCCCGGCTAACAACGCAGCCGTTGCAGCGGCCGGCCACGAGCACCAGGCGGGAATGGTCAGCGGAGTCTTGAACATGACCAGGGGCGTGGGAACATCCCTGGGCGTCGCACTCGGCGCCGCCGCCTACTCGCTGGCCGCCGGCGTCAGCGGCGGCGCGGCAGGGCCCGCGCCCTCCACACTGGGCTTCCGGATGGCCGTGGCACTTTTTGCCGTACTGGGCGTCGTCGCCGCCGTGTTGTCGCTTCTTGGCCGGCAAGTTCCTGCCACAAGGCGGCAGGGCCGGGGGAGGGCCCCGGACCCGGGTGATTCGTCCGGCCCGGCCCCGGAGCCGCAATCGCCCACCCCCTCCCCGAAACATTCCCGACAGGATCCTTTCCCGCTATGA